The DNA sequence CATGGATCTCAAGCGCGGCATCGACATCGCCGTCAAGGCAGTGGTCGAGGACATCCAGTCCCGCTCGCGCAACGTCGATACGAACGAGGAAATCGGCCAGGTCGGCACGATCTCGGCCAACGGCGACAAGACTGTCGGCGCGATGATCGCCGAGGCGATGAAGCGTGTCGGCAACGAAGGCGTGATCACGGTCGAGGAAGCCAAGTCGCTCGATACCGAACTCGAAGTCGTCGAAGGCATGCAGTTCGACCGCGGCTATCTCAGCCCGTACTTCGTCACCAACTCGGAAAAGATGCAGGCGGAGCTTGAGAACCCCTACATCCTGTTCCATGAAAAGAAGCTGTCGAACCTGCAGGCACTGCTGCCCGTACTGGAATCGGTCGTTCAGTCCAGCCGCCCGCTGCTGATCGTCGCCGAAGACGTCGAAGGCGAAGCCCTGGCGACGCTGGTCGTCAACAAGCTGCGCGGCGGCCTGAAGATCGCAGCCGTCAAGGCCCCCGGTTTCGGCGATCGTCGTAAGGCGATGCTTGAAGACATGGCCATCCTGACGGGCGGTCAGGTCATCTCCGAGGATGTCGGCATCAAGCTTGAGAACGTCACGCTCGAAATGCTCGGCTCGGCCAAGAAGGTTACCATCACCAAGGACGATACCACGATCGTCGACGGTGCCGGCAACAAGGCCGATATCGAAGCGCGTTGCGGTCAGATCAAGTCGCAGGCTGAGGAGACCACGTCCGATTACGACCGTGAAAAGCTGCAGGAACGCCTCGCCAAGCTGGCCGGCGGTGTTGCGGTTATCCGTGTCGGCGGCGCGACCGAGATCGAAGTCAAGGAACGCAAGGACCTCGTCGACGACGCCATGCATGCGACCCGCGCGGCCGTACAGGAAGGTGTCGTTGCCGGTGGTGGCGTCGCCCTGCTCTACGCCGTTCGCTCACTTGACGCGATCAAGCCGGTGAACGACGACCAGCGTGTGGGAATCGACATCATCCGCCGCGCGATCCAGACCCCGATCCGGCAGATCGTCACCAATGCCGGTATCGACGGCTCGATCGTCATCGGCAAGCTGCTGGACCAGAAAGACCCCAACTACGGCTACAACGCCGCCACGGACACCTACGAGGACCTGATCAAGGCCGGCGTCATCGACCCGACCAAGGTCGTCCGCACGGCGCTTCAGGATGCGGCATCGGTTGCCGGCCTGCTGGTCACGACCGAGGCCATGATCTCCGAAAAGCCCGAGAAAAAGGGCGCCGGTGCCAGTGGCATGGGCGGTATGGGCGGCATGGGCGATATGGACTACTGATCGCGCCCTGCGCTCAGAACAAAGACCGTTGGCCGGGGCGGGGAGAGCAATCTCCCCGCCCTTTCCTTTTGTGCGATTAACTCACCGTTCGGCGGTCGGCGGGACCGGCTATTTCACGACATGCGAAAGCAGCCTGTTGGTAATCGGGTAACGCCGGTCACGGCCGAAGCTGCGCGAGGTGATCTTGACGCCGGGCGGTGCCTGGCGGCGCTTGTATTCGGCACGGTCGAGCAAGGTCCACACTCTCACCACCGTCTCCCGGTCGTGACCGCGCGCCATGATCTGCTCGATCCCCATCTCGCTTTCGATCAGACAGGCCAGGATGTCGTCGAGGATCGGATAAGGCGGCAGGCTGTCCTCGTCCTTCTGATCGGGCCTCAGTTCCGCCGATGGCGGCTTGTCGATGACGCGTTTGGGCGTCACTTCGCCCGAAGGCCCCAGCCATCCCGGCCGATGATGGGCATTGCGCCACCGCGCCAGATCGAACACCGTCGTCTTGTAGAGATCCTTCAACGCGTTGAAGCCGCCATTCATGTCGCCGTACAAGGTCGCATAGCCGACCGACATTTCCGACTTGTTGCCGGTCGACAGCACCATGGGGCCGAGCTTGTTGGAAACGCCCATCAGGATCAGGCCACGAATGCGACTTTGAATGTTTTCTTCGGTCAGATCGGCCGGGCGATCGCCGAATATCGGCGCCAGCATTTCGGTGAAGGCTTCAACGGCCGGCTCTATGGGTATCGTGTCTGTCGCCACACCAAGACGTCGGGCAGACTCTGCCGCATCCTCGTTACTGGCGGATACCGTATAGCGCGACGGCATCAATACGCACCGGACCCGATCCGGACCCAGAGCGTCCGTTGCGATCGTTGCGGAAAAGGCGCTGTCTATCCCGCCCGACAATCCGATAACGACGCCTGGGAACCCGTTCTTGCCGACATAGTCCCTGAGGCCGAGCACGACGGCCTGATAGATGGCCTCCAGCGGCTCTGGCGGTGGCACCGTCTGGCCACTGTGGCAGGACCACCGTCCCCCCTTGCCCCGCGCCCACTGGGTCACCGATACGGCGGCCTCGAACGCCGGCAGCTGCGATTTCAGTGTAAAGTCGCCGTCGATCACGAATGACGCGCCGTCGAAGACCAGTTCGTCCTGGCCGCCGACCTGGTTCAGATAGATCAACGGCAGCCCGGTTTCGCGGACGCGCGTGACGACCAACGACACCCGCGTATCCATCTTCCCGCGTTCGAACGGACTGCCGTTGATACTGATCAGCAGTTCGGCCCCGGACTCCTCAAGGCATTCAACGACATCGGGGATCCAGATATCCTCGCAAACCGGCAAGCCGACCCGAACACCCCTGATTTCGACCGGACCGGGCATGCCACCCCTGAGAAAAACGCGCTGCTCGTCAAAAACGCCATAGTTCGGCAACTCCACCTTTGCCCGAACGGCGGTGATCGCACCGCCATCGAGGACGATCGCTGCGTTGCAGGCGATCCGTCGCTGATCGCCTTCGTCCGGCAAGACGAGATGTTGATCCGGACGCCACGGCGCTCCGACGATCAGCGCGGGACCGCCATCGGCCGTCGCCGCCGCCAGTTTATCGACGGCCGAACGGATGGCATCCAGAAAGAACGGTTTCATCACCAGATCTTCCGGCGGATACCCGCTGACCGAGAGTTCCGGTGTCACGACCACATCGGCCCCTTGCCGCGCGGCTTCGGCGCGGGCATTCAATATGCGCTCGATATTGCCGTCGATGTCGCCGACAGTGGGATTGATTTGTGCCAGCGCGATGGCGAGCCGATCGGTCATGGTCATTCCGTTCCGGTGATATCCGCAAGACAGCGGCGTGCTTCGCAGGCGACGATAATGGGCCGCTCGGACCTGTCAATCAAACGAAGCGCCAACATTATTCCGCCCCGGTTCCGGCGTGACGGCTATCGCCGCAGAAGGAACTCGCGCCCGACCTTAACCCGGGGCTGGCCGTCATAGTCGACGATGTCGGCTGTGGCATAGGTTTCGGACCATTTTTCCGGCAGATAGCTGCCCGTCCCGATGATATTCACCGGCGCTTTTGCCAGTGCCATAATCCGGCACTTCACGGGCGAAAAGCCCGAACTGGCCACGATACCGACCTTGCTGAAGCCGGCTTTGTCGAGCTGTTCGCGAAGATGGTGGATCGCCGCCGCCGAAACGCCGGTGCCGATCAGATAGCGAAGCTCCGACTCGTCGCGATATCCGCGGATCGCCGCCGGAACATAACGTTCGAGAACGGCATAGGACGATGGGGGGTCCAGGCCTTCCAGATAACGTCCGCCCGAGGTATCGATGCGAACGGCCAGACGGCCGTCTGCCGCCAGGCCCGAAAACCGTTCACAAACGGCGAGGCTGTCGGAAACCTCCTTACCGAAATAATCGACAAGAACGGTCAGTTTGGCATCGGGATGGACCTCGTGAAACATCTCGGCCGCACGGACGGTCGAACCGGCATAGCCGATCAGGGCATGGGGCATGGTTCCGAAGCCGCGCTCCTGCCCGAAATAATGGGCGGTGGCGTTCGTCGCATTCCCGATAAAGCCGACGGCACCGTGTTTGCGCTTGGCACGATCAGAGCCGACCGACGCAGCATAAGCCATCATGTCCGCCATTTCGGTTCCGGCGCAATGGCGCGCATCCATCGCCAGAAAGGAAACGTTGGGCAGATCAGCGGCCATCGAATAGGCGTTGTAAGCCGCCACACAGGCGGGCCCGAGTTTCTGTAGAAGGATGGTTTCCAGATCGACCAGCGCGACCAGCGATCCGGTGATATAAGCGATCGGCTCACCGGCGCCGACCCATTTGCCCTCCGGATAGCGCAGGTCGATATTCACCGCCGTGCCGCGCGCTGCCATGACCGCTTCCAGCCAATCGAACGCGAGCCTGGGGGCCGAGATGCAGGGCCGTCTCAGAAACAGCGCATAGGTAACAGTCGCGTCACCCCATTTTGCCACTGTCTCTTTGGTTCGATTGAAATATGCATCCGTCCATGCGCCGATTTCTTCGATCGGAGGATAGGCTGACTTCGTCATACAAGAAGCTCTCGGCGACGTGGAGCGGCCGCCCGACCGGCGGCCGCCATGAAGCTGGAAATCGCCAGCGTGTTTACTCCG is a window from the Fodinicurvata sp. EGI_FJ10296 genome containing:
- a CDS encoding nicotinate phosphoribosyltransferase; this encodes MTKSAYPPIEEIGAWTDAYFNRTKETVAKWGDATVTYALFLRRPCISAPRLAFDWLEAVMAARGTAVNIDLRYPEGKWVGAGEPIAYITGSLVALVDLETILLQKLGPACVAAYNAYSMAADLPNVSFLAMDARHCAGTEMADMMAYAASVGSDRAKRKHGAVGFIGNATNATAHYFGQERGFGTMPHALIGYAGSTVRAAEMFHEVHPDAKLTVLVDYFGKEVSDSLAVCERFSGLAADGRLAVRIDTSGGRYLEGLDPPSSYAVLERYVPAAIRGYRDESELRYLIGTGVSAAAIHHLREQLDKAGFSKVGIVASSGFSPVKCRIMALAKAPVNIIGTGSYLPEKWSETYATADIVDYDGQPRVKVGREFLLRR
- the groL gene encoding chaperonin GroEL (60 kDa chaperone family; promotes refolding of misfolded polypeptides especially under stressful conditions; forms two stacked rings of heptamers to form a barrel-shaped 14mer; ends can be capped by GroES; misfolded proteins enter the barrel where they are refolded when GroES binds), giving the protein MSAKDIKFGVDARNRMLRGVDILADTVKVTLGPKGRNVVLDKSFGSPRITKDGVTVAKEIELTDKFENMGAQMLREVASKTNDTAGDGTTTATVLAQAIVREGVRAVAAGMNPMDLKRGIDIAVKAVVEDIQSRSRNVDTNEEIGQVGTISANGDKTVGAMIAEAMKRVGNEGVITVEEAKSLDTELEVVEGMQFDRGYLSPYFVTNSEKMQAELENPYILFHEKKLSNLQALLPVLESVVQSSRPLLIVAEDVEGEALATLVVNKLRGGLKIAAVKAPGFGDRRKAMLEDMAILTGGQVISEDVGIKLENVTLEMLGSAKKVTITKDDTTIVDGAGNKADIEARCGQIKSQAEETTSDYDREKLQERLAKLAGGVAVIRVGGATEIEVKERKDLVDDAMHATRAAVQEGVVAGGGVALLYAVRSLDAIKPVNDDQRVGIDIIRRAIQTPIRQIVTNAGIDGSIVIGKLLDQKDPNYGYNAATDTYEDLIKAGVIDPTKVVRTALQDAASVAGLLVTTEAMISEKPEKKGAGASGMGGMGGMGDMDY
- a CDS encoding NAD+ synthase, whose protein sequence is MTDRLAIALAQINPTVGDIDGNIERILNARAEAARQGADVVVTPELSVSGYPPEDLVMKPFFLDAIRSAVDKLAAATADGGPALIVGAPWRPDQHLVLPDEGDQRRIACNAAIVLDGGAITAVRAKVELPNYGVFDEQRVFLRGGMPGPVEIRGVRVGLPVCEDIWIPDVVECLEESGAELLISINGSPFERGKMDTRVSLVVTRVRETGLPLIYLNQVGGQDELVFDGASFVIDGDFTLKSQLPAFEAAVSVTQWARGKGGRWSCHSGQTVPPPEPLEAIYQAVVLGLRDYVGKNGFPGVVIGLSGGIDSAFSATIATDALGPDRVRCVLMPSRYTVSASNEDAAESARRLGVATDTIPIEPAVEAFTEMLAPIFGDRPADLTEENIQSRIRGLILMGVSNKLGPMVLSTGNKSEMSVGYATLYGDMNGGFNALKDLYKTTVFDLARWRNAHHRPGWLGPSGEVTPKRVIDKPPSAELRPDQKDEDSLPPYPILDDILACLIESEMGIEQIMARGHDRETVVRVWTLLDRAEYKRRQAPPGVKITSRSFGRDRRYPITNRLLSHVVK